From the genome of Deltaproteobacteria bacterium, one region includes:
- a CDS encoding S46 family peptidase, with amino-acid sequence MHELGRRGCAGWAGALVVCLSGAALAAEGMYPLDRLPEKELAGAGLKVTPGELGRLSRAVVQVARGGSGAFVSKQGLLVTNHHVAFGCLARLNALKAHQGIMDRGFVAKAQKDELSCPGYDLLVVRKVEDVTQPVLAAVKGKPHWSKRFEAIRLRKDDLVKACEEGGKQVCQVAEMDGGASYSLTTYLRVRDVRLVYAPAKALGKYGGDIDNWMFPRHTADFTYLRAYVNEKGEGGAFDKANRPLETPVHLKVSTEGVGRGAMVLVMGFPGRTSRHATSHAVRYYVEEQLPQVIEFLDGTIKAVHLRMKASDEARRKYEGFESSLQNGLKYYQMSADGMKRWKTLERKLADEKALLEAQPAGSEARKGAEKVLGEIGAVYGRYRGFNRKMAALGRLMMVSTVGSAYQMAKWAKEKMKPERMRKEEAYKDKNVYRFIEGGARLEDETELGTERALLLHLLRETKKLPAAQQPKVVARLVAAGQKALKKLVAEAKRKGEEPAAAFKAAYGVALSEDPLEVAVAVVYGSTKLVARSAEAKELERAKALRAALFKMKAPELRKQDDPLLRFAADAEAELTALKEGAFKEVEQYLATVLHPRWVTEVKKAAYPDANFTVRLTHGKVADYTATATGKRHRYLSTLSELVAKDKGKFPFEVPAKLKAAFPARASSPAMDAHVKDIPVNFTATLDTTGGNSGSPVIDARGRLVGLLFDGTPESILSDWQFLPKDQRSICLDIRFAHYLAAVDGAERVLKESGVSPAGGASGGKATPRAAP; translated from the coding sequence ATGCACGAGCTGGGACGAAGAGGGTGCGCCGGCTGGGCGGGCGCATTGGTGGTGTGTCTTTCGGGGGCGGCGCTGGCCGCCGAGGGGATGTACCCGCTCGACCGGCTCCCCGAGAAGGAGCTCGCGGGGGCGGGGCTGAAGGTGACCCCCGGCGAGCTCGGGCGGCTGTCGCGAGCGGTGGTGCAGGTCGCGCGCGGCGGTAGCGGGGCCTTCGTCTCCAAGCAGGGTCTGCTCGTGACGAACCACCACGTGGCCTTCGGGTGCCTCGCGCGGCTCAACGCGCTCAAGGCGCACCAGGGGATCATGGACCGCGGCTTCGTCGCGAAGGCGCAGAAGGACGAGCTCTCGTGCCCCGGCTACGACCTCCTGGTAGTGCGGAAGGTGGAGGACGTGACCCAGCCCGTCCTGGCCGCGGTGAAGGGGAAGCCGCACTGGTCGAAGCGCTTCGAGGCGATTCGGCTGCGCAAGGACGACCTGGTGAAGGCCTGCGAGGAGGGAGGGAAGCAGGTCTGTCAGGTGGCGGAGATGGACGGCGGCGCTTCGTATTCGCTCACCACCTACCTGCGCGTGCGAGACGTGCGGCTGGTCTACGCGCCGGCCAAGGCCCTCGGGAAGTACGGCGGGGACATCGACAACTGGATGTTTCCGCGCCACACGGCGGACTTCACCTACCTGCGGGCCTACGTGAACGAGAAGGGCGAGGGGGGCGCGTTCGACAAGGCGAACCGCCCGCTCGAGACGCCGGTGCACCTGAAGGTGTCCACGGAGGGGGTGGGCCGGGGGGCGATGGTGCTGGTGATGGGCTTTCCGGGGCGGACCTCGCGGCACGCCACGAGCCACGCGGTGCGGTACTACGTGGAGGAGCAGCTCCCGCAGGTGATCGAGTTTCTCGACGGGACGATCAAGGCCGTGCACCTCCGCATGAAGGCGAGCGACGAGGCGCGACGCAAGTACGAGGGCTTCGAATCCAGCCTGCAGAACGGGCTGAAGTACTACCAGATGAGCGCGGACGGGATGAAGCGCTGGAAGACGCTCGAGCGCAAGCTGGCCGACGAGAAGGCGCTGCTCGAAGCGCAGCCGGCGGGCTCCGAGGCGCGCAAGGGGGCGGAGAAGGTGCTCGGGGAGATCGGCGCGGTCTACGGCCGCTACCGCGGCTTCAACCGGAAGATGGCGGCCCTCGGGCGGCTGATGATGGTCTCCACCGTGGGGAGCGCGTACCAGATGGCCAAGTGGGCCAAGGAGAAGATGAAGCCCGAGCGGATGCGCAAGGAGGAGGCGTACAAGGACAAGAACGTCTACCGCTTCATCGAGGGCGGGGCGCGGCTCGAGGACGAGACCGAGCTCGGCACCGAGCGTGCGCTGCTCCTGCACCTGCTGCGCGAGACGAAGAAGCTCCCCGCGGCGCAGCAGCCGAAGGTCGTCGCGCGGCTCGTCGCCGCGGGGCAGAAGGCTCTGAAGAAGCTGGTCGCGGAGGCCAAGCGCAAGGGGGAGGAGCCGGCGGCGGCTTTCAAGGCGGCCTACGGCGTCGCGCTCTCGGAGGATCCGCTCGAGGTGGCCGTGGCCGTGGTCTACGGGAGCACGAAGCTCGTGGCGCGGAGCGCGGAGGCGAAGGAGCTCGAGCGCGCCAAGGCGCTGCGGGCGGCGCTCTTCAAGATGAAGGCTCCCGAGCTGCGCAAGCAGGACGACCCGCTCCTGCGCTTCGCGGCCGACGCGGAGGCGGAGCTCACCGCGCTCAAGGAAGGGGCGTTCAAGGAGGTCGAGCAGTACCTCGCCACCGTGCTGCACCCCCGCTGGGTGACCGAGGTGAAGAAAGCGGCCTACCCCGACGCGAACTTCACGGTGCGGCTGACGCACGGGAAGGTCGCGGACTACACGGCCACCGCCACCGGCAAGCGCCACCGCTACCTGAGCACGCTCTCGGAGCTGGTGGCGAAGGACAAGGGCAAGTTCCCCTTCGAGGTGCCGGCGAAGCTCAAGGCGGCCTTTCCGGCGCGCGCGTCGAGCCCGGCGATGGACGCACATGTGAAGGACATCCCGGTGAACTTCACCGCCACGCTGGATACCACCGGCGGCAACTCGGGGAGCCCGGTCATCGACGCGCGGGGACGGCTCGTGGGGCTGCTCTTCGACGGGACGCCCGAGTCGATCCTCTCCGACTGGCAGTTTCTGCCCAAGGACCAGCGGAGCATCTGTCTGGACATTCGCTTCGCGCACTACCTGGCGGCGGTCGACGGGGCGGAGCGTGTGCTCAAGGAGAGCGGCGTTTCGCCTGCGGGCGGCGCTTCCGGGGGGAAGGCGACGCCGCGAGCCGCACCGTAG